A genomic window from Fibrobacterota bacterium includes:
- a CDS encoding sugar transferase, with amino-acid sequence MSQSKQILAGIWETVEEESAESQDWVYAALKRALDLFGSVLGLLLLSPLFLVAAVAIKLDSRGAVFFRQERVGKGCKTFRIFKFRSMSESKGSTLTIGDRDPRVTKVGFYLRKTKIDELPQLINVLLGDMSLVGPRPEALGFINLNDPRQRQVFSVLPGMTAPSSLALMDLSDELAREANPVEVYRKKIIPMKIEMNLGYIEKRGIGLDLALILATVVKLVK; translated from the coding sequence ATGAGTCAGTCGAAACAAATCCTTGCTGGCATCTGGGAAACAGTGGAAGAAGAATCTGCGGAATCCCAGGATTGGGTGTACGCGGCGCTCAAGCGGGCGCTCGACCTCTTCGGCAGCGTCCTCGGGCTTTTGCTGTTGAGCCCTCTGTTCCTGGTCGCCGCCGTGGCGATCAAGCTGGATAGTCGCGGGGCGGTGTTCTTCCGTCAGGAGCGGGTCGGGAAAGGCTGCAAGACCTTCCGGATCTTCAAGTTCCGCTCGATGTCCGAATCGAAGGGGAGCACGCTCACGATCGGAGATCGCGATCCCCGCGTCACCAAGGTCGGCTTCTATCTGCGCAAGACCAAGATCGATGAGCTGCCCCAGCTCATCAACGTGCTTCTCGGCGACATGTCGCTGGTCGGGCCGCGGCCCGAGGCGTTGGGTTTCATCAACCTCAACGATCCGCGGCAACGCCAAGTCTTTTCCGTGCTGCCAGGAATGACCGCGCCATCTTCCTTGGCCTTGATGGATCTGAGCGACGAGCTGGCCCGCGAGGCCAATCCCGTCGAAGTCTACCGCAAGAAGATCATCCCGATGAAGATCGAGATGAACCTTGGATACATCGAGAAGCGAGGGATCGGTCTGGATCTGGCCCTGATCTTGGCCACCGTGGTCAAGCTGGTGAAATGA
- a CDS encoding sugar transferase, with protein sequence MMKRLLDFFASAAGLLFLLPVLVAISLLVKLGSPGPVFFRQVRVGKNGKTFRIFKFRTMVVQAEAKGPQITIGARDPRVTRIGHVLRALKLDELPQLLNVLFGDMSLVGPRPEVPRYVEMYDDRQKGVLRVRPGITDPASLAFRDENGMLGSESDPERAYVEKIMPAKLEINLAYLESRTMFTDLVVITRTMGCLVGAR encoded by the coding sequence ATCATGAAGCGATTGCTGGATTTTTTCGCTTCGGCAGCGGGGTTGCTGTTTCTGTTGCCGGTCCTGGTCGCGATCTCGCTTCTGGTCAAGTTAGGCTCGCCGGGACCGGTCTTTTTCCGCCAGGTTCGTGTTGGAAAGAACGGGAAAACCTTCCGGATCTTCAAGTTCCGCACGATGGTTGTCCAAGCGGAAGCCAAAGGCCCCCAGATCACGATCGGTGCACGGGATCCGAGGGTCACCCGGATCGGGCATGTCCTGCGGGCTTTGAAGTTGGACGAGTTGCCACAGCTGCTCAACGTCCTTTTCGGGGACATGTCCCTGGTGGGTCCGAGGCCGGAGGTGCCAAGGTACGTGGAGATGTACGACGACAGGCAGAAGGGGGTGCTGAGGGTGCGCCCGGGGATCACCGATCCCGCCTCGCTTGCTTTCCGGGACGAGAACGGAATGCTGGGAAGCGAGAGCGATCCCGAAAGGGCTTACGTCGAGAAAATCATGCCGGCCAAGCTGGAGATCAACCTCGCGTACCTCGAATCGAGGACGATGTTCACTGATCTCGTGGTGATTACTCGAACCATGGGCTGCTTGGTGGGGGCGCGATGA
- a CDS encoding DegT/DnrJ/EryC1/StrS family aminotransferase, producing MNQAFLPFALPDLGQEEIDEVVDSMKSGWITTGPKAARFEKEFASYVGAKFSFAVNSATSGLHLALDAIGLERGDKVITTPYTFTATSEVIRYFDADPIYSDIDPRTLNLDMDKLEETVKRAVTEHGGKVKAIMPVHMAGQACPMAKIMDLARRFGLKVVEDAAHALPTTSEGRMVGSIGDITVFSFYATKTLATAEGGMVVTDDETFAKRIKVMRLHGFNRDAWDRYNSPKAAWYYEIVAPGYKYNMPDICAAMGIHQLAKCESFSKQRNEMAGFYFRELAGLDGVELPHVEIPSDRHAWHLFIVQMREQWRDIFFEKMQAMGIGCSVHFIPLHLHPYWRDRYGFTPDSFPLATSAFRRALSLPLYTRMSQGDLRRVVDAFKEVHAEMLGS from the coding sequence ATGAACCAGGCGTTTCTACCCTTCGCTCTTCCCGATCTTGGACAGGAGGAGATCGACGAGGTCGTCGACTCCATGAAATCCGGATGGATCACCACCGGACCGAAGGCCGCCCGCTTTGAGAAGGAGTTCGCATCCTATGTGGGTGCGAAGTTCTCCTTCGCGGTGAACTCGGCGACTTCGGGTCTCCACTTGGCGCTGGACGCGATTGGGCTCGAGCGAGGAGACAAGGTGATCACCACTCCATACACATTCACGGCGACATCCGAGGTGATCCGGTATTTCGATGCGGATCCGATCTATTCGGACATCGACCCCAGGACGTTGAACCTGGATATGGACAAACTTGAGGAGACCGTGAAGCGGGCCGTTACAGAACACGGCGGCAAGGTCAAGGCCATTATGCCGGTGCACATGGCTGGTCAGGCCTGCCCCATGGCCAAGATCATGGATCTGGCACGCAGGTTTGGATTGAAGGTCGTCGAGGATGCGGCCCATGCGCTTCCCACCACTTCGGAAGGAAGGATGGTGGGAAGCATCGGCGACATCACCGTGTTCAGCTTCTACGCCACCAAGACCCTGGCGACGGCGGAAGGTGGAATGGTCGTGACCGACGATGAGACCTTCGCCAAGCGGATCAAGGTGATGCGGCTGCATGGATTCAACCGCGATGCTTGGGATCGGTACAATTCCCCGAAAGCCGCCTGGTACTACGAGATCGTTGCGCCTGGATACAAGTACAACATGCCCGATATCTGCGCCGCCATGGGTATCCATCAGTTGGCCAAGTGCGAGTCCTTCTCGAAGCAGCGAAATGAAATGGCCGGATTCTACTTCCGGGAGTTGGCCGGTCTAGACGGGGTGGAGCTTCCCCATGTGGAGATCCCTTCGGATCGCCATGCCTGGCACCTGTTCATTGTCCAGATGCGCGAGCAGTGGCGGGACATCTTCTTCGAGAAGATGCAAGCCATGGGCATCGGGTGTTCGGTGCATTTCATCCCCCTCCACCTCCATCCATACTGGCGGGACCGCTACGGATTCACTCCCGACTCCTTTCCGCTGGCAACCTCGGCGTTCCGAAGAGCCCTGTCACTACCGTTGTACACGCGAATGTCTCAGGGTGATTTGCGACGGGTTGTGGATGCTTTCAAAGAAGTCCACGCGGAGATGCTCGGATCATGA